The window TCCCCCGGTATCAAGCCATTTATCCAGATAATATCCCGCTCCCAGGCCAATAAGCACAGAAAAGACCATCATCAGCCCTATCTGGGTGACAAGAGTCAGATAACGGGAGATATCCTTAAGTTCTTCAGCCCAGCCCATAAGC of the bacterium genome contains:
- a CDS encoding AtpZ/AtpI family protein, translating into MGWAEELKDISRYLTLVTQIGLMMVFSVLIGLGAGYYLDKWLDTGGLLLALGIIMGAGGGFLSVYRLVMEQLKKED